In a single window of the Helicoverpa zea isolate HzStark_Cry1AcR chromosome 9, ilHelZeax1.1, whole genome shotgun sequence genome:
- the LOC124633122 gene encoding uncharacterized protein LOC124633122 codes for MEVLRYKYIFIVVSLLLESVSNEESKTNSTGTTPNCPFSKIIEDVFKIHNKTSDKDLYKRDEERVKLFLSTIANITNENISRKEEDLINIIIASINRIKNNISDTSDKLNEAIIVTSPKGSAGDKIKNQIKSGIEDKIDIYGNYTASKKHTTKSIENYEDPTTERPKYVEILTKDPHTKNTTSANIIEVLKHLMPLFNSTLTKEVHNITIIETDHSKNHSFSATKNVSTIIVTYCDNDNLTKVNKTSVATDKGDKKPDEEIDDYYDEEKDLEIDGSEGDLTNITIGEKKEIMEAADYGMQKMHELYTVLEPKLYSMGLWLDDSSPARYVAAFNAPSEDAAKFSRYGYASLQAATKLKQLIRWANMKTKMGKQLNIFDT; via the exons ATGGAAGTTTTGAG ATATAAATACATCTTTATCGTGGTGTCACTGCTTCTTGAGTCCGTCAGTAACGAGGAATCCAAAACAAATTCAACAGGGACCACGCCGAATTGTCCATTCTCAAAAATCATAGAAGATGTATTCAAAATCCACAACAAGACATCAGATAAagatttatataaaagggaTGAAGAACGAGTCAAATTGTTTCTGAGTACAATAGCTAATATCACAAACGAAAACATAAGTAGAAAAGAAGAAGatctcataaatattataatagcatcaataaatagaataaaaaataacatcagtGATACATCTGATAAGTTAAATGAAGCAATCATAGTTACATCTCCAAAAGGCAGCGCTGGAGATAAAATCAAGAACCAAATTAAAAGCGGTATTGAGGATAAGATTGATATTTATGGCAATTATACTGCAAGCAAGAAACACACAACTAAGAGCATAGAAAATTATGAAGATCCTACAACAGAAAGACCTAAATACGTGGAAATTCTTACAAAGGATCCTCATACTAAAAACACAACATCAGCGAACATAATAGAAGTTTTAAAACACCTGATGCCTTTGTTCAACAGTACATTGACAAAAGAGGTACATAACATAACTATTATAGAAACAGATCATAGTAAGAACCATTCGTTTTCCGCGACTAAGAATGTTTCAACTATCATAGTAACGTATTGTGATAATGATAACTTGACAAAGGTTAACAAGACTTCTGTTGCGACTGACAAAGGTGATAAAAAGCCTGATGAAGAAATTGATGATTATTATGATGAAGAAAAGGATCTGGAAATTGATGGTAGTGAAGGTGATCTAACTAATATCACGATTGgagaaaagaaagaaattaTGGAAGCCGCTGATTATGGAATGCAAAAAATGCACGAATTGTACACAGTTTTGGAACCAAAGCTATATTCTATGG GTCTCTGGTTGGACGACTCCAGTCCAGCTCGCTACGTAGCAGCCTTCAACGCGCCATCAGAAGATGCAGCCAAGTTCTCCCGATACGGATATGCTTCGCTGCAAGCTGCTACCAAGCTGAAGCAGCTAATCAG ATGGGCTAACATGAAGACTAAAATGGGTAAACAATTGAACATATTTGACacctag